One window of Aliarcobacter lanthieri genomic DNA carries:
- a CDS encoding zinc ribbon domain-containing protein, with protein sequence MNKYLQDLITLSKYDTSISQFDPKIENQKSKLAVFVETAEALKSSINSIYLEIDELKSKRTKNNIHLADLKTKLDSIAKKNKDVTNEKELKALQLEEDIAKEQITFANEEIERLDKLTVAKEDTLKELQEKLKVEEEDIKEIKVAVDEEIEKINEERNVVYSQRNELLGQFDKKILTFYEKIKRWAKDTAVVPVKKQACYGCFMKINDKTYAEVIKGEEIVNCLHCGRILYKGEEETISKEA encoded by the coding sequence TTGAATAAGTATTTACAAGATTTAATAACTTTATCAAAATATGATACAAGTATTAGTCAATTTGATCCAAAGATTGAGAATCAAAAGTCAAAATTAGCAGTTTTTGTAGAAACAGCAGAAGCATTGAAAAGTTCTATAAACTCTATTTATTTAGAAATAGATGAGTTAAAATCAAAAAGAACTAAGAATAATATACATCTTGCTGATTTAAAAACAAAGTTAGATAGTATTGCAAAAAAAAATAAAGATGTAACAAATGAAAAAGAGTTAAAAGCTCTCCAACTTGAAGAAGATATCGCAAAAGAGCAAATTACATTTGCAAATGAAGAGATAGAAAGACTTGATAAGTTAACTGTTGCTAAAGAAGATACTTTAAAAGAGCTTCAAGAAAAATTAAAAGTTGAAGAAGAAGATATTAAAGAAATTAAAGTTGCTGTTGATGAAGAAATTGAGAAAATAAATGAAGAAAGAAATGTTGTTTATTCTCAAAGAAATGAACTTTTAGGACAATTTGATAAAAAAATTTTAACTTTCTATGAAAAAATAAAAAGATGGGCAAAAGATACAGCAGTTGTTCCTGTAAAAAAACAGGCTTGTTATGGATGTTTTATGAAAATTAATGATAAAACTTATGCTGAAGTTATTAAAGGTGAAGAAATTGTTAATTGTCTTCACTGTGGAAGAATTCTTTATAAAGGTGAAGAAGAAACTATTTCAAAAGAGGCTTAA